One genomic region from Blattabacterium cuenoti encodes:
- the hisIE gene encoding bifunctional phosphoribosyl-AMP cyclohydrolase/phosphoribosyl-ATP diphosphatase HisIE, which translates to MKKEYFQQKMINFKKGLIPVIIQDAKTDKILMLGYMNQEAYQKSVHEKKVTFYSRSKKRLWTKGEVSRNYLFIKDLLIDCDGDTLLIKAVPTGPICHKGTDTCWKEVNKKNFLFYLEDLISSRINQQKKNSYIYQLSKKGINKISQKLGEEAVELVIESKDNNRNLFLNESADLLFHYLILLHEKGFSIQDVINILENRHIDNQNSD; encoded by the coding sequence ATGAAAAAAGAATATTTTCAACAAAAAATGATCAATTTTAAAAAAGGATTGATCCCTGTGATTATTCAAGATGCAAAAACAGATAAAATATTAATGCTAGGTTATATGAATCAAGAAGCCTATCAAAAAAGTGTTCATGAAAAAAAAGTGACTTTTTATAGCAGATCTAAAAAAAGATTGTGGACTAAAGGGGAAGTTAGTAGAAACTATCTATTTATTAAAGATCTATTAATAGATTGTGATGGAGATACTTTATTGATTAAAGCAGTCCCAACAGGACCTATTTGTCATAAAGGAACAGACACTTGTTGGAAAGAGGTTAATAAAAAAAATTTTTTATTTTATTTGGAAGATTTAATTTCTAGTAGAATTAATCAACAGAAAAAAAACTCTTATATATATCAATTATCAAAAAAAGGAATTAATAAAATATCTCAAAAATTAGGAGAAGAAGCTGTAGAACTTGTTATTGAATCTAAGGATAACAATAGAAACTTATTTTTAAATGAATCTGCAGATTTACTTTTTCATTATCTTATTCTTTTACATGAAAAAGGTTTCTCTATACAAGATGTTATTAATATTTTGGAAAATAGACATATAGATAATCAAAATTCTGATTAA
- the hisF gene encoding imidazole glycerol phosphate synthase subunit HisF, with the protein MLAKRIIPCLDIKNGRTVKGVNFKHLKDAGDPIQLVCWYTKQGADELIFLDITATNEKRQTLTSLVRDISSHINIPFTVGGGIREEEDVELLLNAGADKISINTAAFKSPNLLERFSKRFGSQCIVLAIDTKYEENEWWVYLNGGRISTKTKTLDWAREGANRGAGEILLTSMNHDGTKNGFALDITKKISENISTPVIASGGAGKLEDFYKIFQIGKADAALAASIFHYREIEIPNLKYYLNRFHIPVRTTI; encoded by the coding sequence ATGTTAGCTAAACGTATTATACCCTGTTTAGATATTAAAAATGGAAGAACAGTAAAAGGAGTTAATTTTAAACATTTAAAAGATGCTGGAGATCCAATTCAATTAGTTTGTTGGTATACAAAACAAGGTGCAGATGAATTAATATTTTTGGATATCACAGCTACAAATGAAAAACGTCAAACATTAACTAGCTTAGTGAGAGATATTTCTAGTCATATTAATATTCCTTTTACAGTTGGAGGAGGAATTCGAGAAGAAGAGGATGTAGAATTATTATTAAATGCAGGCGCAGATAAAATATCTATTAACACTGCAGCTTTTAAAAGTCCAAATCTTTTAGAAAGATTTTCTAAAAGATTTGGAAGTCAATGTATTGTATTAGCTATTGATACAAAATATGAGGAAAATGAATGGTGGGTATATTTAAATGGAGGTAGGATTTCCACTAAAACGAAAACACTAGATTGGGCTAGAGAGGGGGCTAATAGAGGAGCTGGAGAAATATTATTAACTTCAATGAATCATGATGGAACAAAAAATGGATTCGCTTTAGATATTACCAAAAAAATATCAGAAAATATTTCTACTCCAGTTATTGCTTCAGGTGGTGCTGGAAAATTAGAAGATTTTTATAAAATCTTCCAAATTGGAAAGGCAGATGCTGCTTTAGCTGCCAGTATATTTCATTATAGAGAAATAGAAATTCCAAATTTAAAATATTATTTAAACCGTTTTCATATACCTGTAAGAACTACGATATGA
- the hisA gene encoding 1-(5-phosphoribosyl)-5-[(5-phosphoribosylamino)methylideneamino]imidazole-4-carboxamide isomerase, whose translation MNIIVAIDLIDGKCVRLKQGDFKKKKIYNDDPLEMAFLLEDNGISRLHLVDLDGAKKGEVVHWKILEKIAKHTNLIIDFGGGIHTEEDVRAVFENGGHMVTVGSIAIKKPILLKKWIHIYGDDKILLGLDVKNKKIATNGWTEFFDIPFLDFLAEKNNHGVRKIFCTDISKDGVLSGPSFYLYKEIIQRFPNIEFIASGGIRNIEDIDKLFNLGCRGVIIGKAIYENKISLSELRNWQEKNNNN comes from the coding sequence ATGAATATTATAGTAGCTATAGATTTAATTGATGGAAAGTGCGTTCGTTTAAAACAAGGTGATTTTAAAAAGAAAAAAATTTATAATGATGATCCGCTAGAAATGGCTTTTTTATTAGAAGATAATGGAATATCTAGACTGCATTTAGTCGATTTAGATGGAGCAAAAAAAGGAGAAGTAGTACATTGGAAAATTTTGGAAAAAATAGCAAAACATACAAATTTAATTATAGATTTTGGAGGAGGAATTCATACTGAAGAGGATGTTCGTGCTGTATTTGAAAATGGAGGTCATATGGTAACTGTTGGTAGTATTGCTATTAAAAAACCCATTCTTTTAAAAAAATGGATCCATATTTATGGAGATGATAAAATTTTATTAGGATTAGATGTTAAAAATAAAAAAATCGCCACTAATGGGTGGACAGAATTTTTTGATATTCCATTCTTGGATTTTTTAGCAGAAAAAAATAATCATGGAGTCAGAAAAATTTTTTGTACAGACATATCTAAAGATGGAGTTTTGTCTGGTCCTTCTTTTTATTTATACAAGGAAATAATTCAAAGATTTCCAAATATTGAATTTATAGCAAGTGGAGGAATTAGAAATATAGAAGATATAGATAAATTATTCAATTTAGGTTGTAGAGGAGTCATTATTGGAAAAGCGATATATGAGAATAAGATATCGTTATCAGAACTTAGAAATTGGCAAGAAAAGAATAATAATAATTAA
- the hisH gene encoding imidazole glycerol phosphate synthase subunit HisH produces the protein MKTIIIKYPAGNVQSVLFSLERIGVQAIVTDSMESIQNAEKVILPGVGEANCAMKYLKEKKLDVLLSKLEQPVLGICLGMQLLCKYSEESSTTCIGIFDLLVRKFQSKNKNDKIPQIGWNTIHKLKGPLFENIPDGSYQYFVHSYYAPLGKYTTAKTEYIVSYSAALQKNNFYAVQFHPEKSSYVGHKILENFIRL, from the coding sequence ATGAAAACAATTATCATAAAATATCCTGCAGGAAATGTACAGTCGGTTCTTTTTTCTCTAGAAAGGATAGGAGTACAAGCCATCGTAACAGATTCTATGGAATCTATTCAAAATGCAGAAAAAGTTATTTTGCCTGGAGTAGGAGAAGCTAATTGTGCAATGAAATATTTAAAAGAAAAAAAATTGGATGTTCTTTTATCTAAATTAGAACAACCTGTATTGGGAATATGTTTGGGAATGCAATTACTTTGTAAATATTCAGAAGAAAGTAGTACTACATGCATAGGAATTTTCGATTTATTGGTTAGAAAGTTTCAATCTAAAAATAAAAATGATAAAATACCTCAAATAGGTTGGAATACCATTCATAAACTCAAAGGTCCTTTATTTGAAAATATTCCAGATGGAAGTTATCAATATTTTGTTCATAGTTATTATGCTCCTTTGGGAAAATACACAACAGCAAAAACAGAATATATAGTTTCTTACAGTGCTGCGTTGCAAAAGAATAATTTTTATGCTGTTCAATTTCATCCAGAAAAATCTTCTTATGTAGGACACAAAATATTAGAAAATTTTATCCGATTATAA
- the hisB gene encoding bifunctional histidinol-phosphatase/imidazoleglycerol-phosphate dehydratase HisB, giving the protein MKKILFIDRDGTIIRENPPVYQIDTIEKISFYPKVIFFLSKIVQELNYNLVMVTNQDGLGTDQFPEKIFWPIHNHILNVLRTEGINFYSVHIDRTFPEEKSLTRKPGIGMLSTYLQSDLYNISKSFVIGDRLTDVLLAKNLGCKSIWIKENHHNKNLTKEEKDYLSTIEEKDLKKIISLKTDNWENIYEYLSSITRKKLVHERTTLETNVKISIFLHGKGRAHIQTGLGFFDHLLQQIAFHSSIDLNIQTKGDLYVDEHHTIEDTGIALGEIFDQSLGKKKGIERYGFYFIPMDDSLSTVALDLGGRSQLVWKAKFFREKIGKVPTEMFYHFFKSFSLSAKCNLYIHATGKNEHHKIESIFKCFAKAIKMAIKKNSSNNQIPSSKGLL; this is encoded by the coding sequence ATGAAAAAAATATTGTTTATTGATAGAGATGGGACTATTATACGAGAAAACCCACCTGTGTATCAAATTGATACTATTGAAAAAATCAGTTTTTATCCAAAAGTTATATTTTTTTTGTCAAAAATAGTGCAAGAATTAAATTATAATTTAGTCATGGTGACCAACCAAGATGGGTTGGGTACAGATCAATTTCCTGAAAAAATATTTTGGCCTATCCATAATCATATTTTAAATGTTTTAAGAACAGAAGGAATTAATTTTTATTCTGTTCATATAGATAGAACTTTTCCAGAAGAAAAATCTTTGACTAGAAAACCTGGTATAGGAATGCTCTCTACTTATTTACAATCAGATTTATACAATATTTCTAAATCTTTTGTTATTGGAGATAGATTAACTGATGTTTTGCTAGCTAAAAATCTAGGATGTAAGTCAATATGGATCAAAGAAAATCATCATAATAAAAATCTAACAAAAGAAGAAAAAGATTATTTATCTACTATAGAAGAAAAAGATCTTAAAAAAATAATATCCTTAAAAACAGATAATTGGGAAAATATTTATGAATATTTATCGTCTATTACTAGAAAAAAATTAGTACACGAACGGACTACATTAGAAACAAATGTTAAAATATCTATTTTTCTTCATGGAAAAGGAAGAGCTCATATACAAACAGGACTTGGATTTTTTGATCATCTTCTACAACAAATAGCATTTCACAGTTCTATAGATCTAAATATTCAAACAAAAGGAGATCTTTATGTAGACGAGCATCATACTATAGAAGATACTGGAATTGCTTTAGGAGAGATTTTTGATCAATCTTTAGGAAAGAAGAAAGGAATAGAACGTTATGGATTCTATTTCATTCCTATGGATGATAGTTTATCTACAGTCGCATTAGATCTTGGAGGAAGAAGTCAATTAGTATGGAAAGCAAAATTTTTTAGGGAAAAAATAGGAAAAGTTCCTACAGAGATGTTTTATCATTTTTTTAAATCCTTTTCTTTATCTGCAAAGTGCAATCTATATATTCATGCTACAGGAAAAAATGAACATCACAAAATAGAATCTATTTTTAAATGCTTTGCAAAAGCCATTAAAATGGCAATAAAAAAAAATTCTTCTAATAATCAAATTCCTAGTTCTAAAGGCCTATTGTAA
- the hisC gene encoding histidinol-phosphate transaminase, producing MNNSKNKDCSNFDLNSLIRDNILKVDPYISARTEHDKEKNSIFLDANENSFGSPLSYLNSYNRYPDPLQKELKKKISDLKNISPSKIFLGNGSDEIIDLIYRIFSRPEIDHSIIFPPTYGMYEVSGKIHGVNIIRISLTKEEYQLNLKRIEQSVNQYSKIIFICSPNNPTGNDIKRKDIENITKKFTGIVVLDEAYIDFSDQKSLSMEIDKYPNLIILQTLSKSWGLAGLRIGIAIASESIIQWMNKIKHPYNISIHSQKIAIKALENRDLFFYHLKNILSERKYMKESLRTIPIVRKVYPSSSNFLLVKINFSSENLYQYLMEKKIVVRDRSKIVLCNNCLRITVGTHEENECLIDQIKKYSKIKM from the coding sequence ATGAACAATAGTAAAAACAAAGATTGTTCCAATTTTGATCTGAATTCTCTAATCAGAGACAATATTTTAAAAGTGGATCCTTATATATCCGCAAGAACAGAACATGATAAAGAAAAAAATTCTATTTTCTTAGATGCTAATGAAAATTCTTTTGGATCCCCACTATCTTATTTGAACTCTTACAACAGATATCCAGATCCTTTACAGAAAGAATTAAAGAAAAAAATATCTGATTTAAAAAATATTTCTCCATCTAAAATATTTTTAGGAAATGGGAGCGATGAAATTATTGATTTGATTTATCGTATTTTTTCTCGTCCAGAAATAGATCATTCTATAATTTTTCCCCCTACTTATGGAATGTATGAAGTGAGTGGAAAAATTCATGGTGTAAATATAATCAGAATTTCTCTTACGAAGGAAGAATATCAATTGAATTTAAAAAGAATAGAACAATCTGTTAATCAATATAGTAAAATAATTTTTATTTGTTCTCCAAACAATCCAACAGGAAACGATATAAAAAGAAAAGACATTGAAAATATTACAAAAAAATTTACAGGAATTGTTGTTTTAGATGAAGCTTATATTGATTTTTCAGATCAAAAATCCTTATCCATGGAAATTGATAAATATCCCAATTTAATTATTCTACAAACACTTTCTAAATCTTGGGGGTTAGCGGGTTTAAGAATAGGAATTGCGATTGCTTCTGAATCCATTATTCAATGGATGAATAAAATCAAACACCCATATAATATAAGTATTCATTCTCAAAAAATTGCTATTAAAGCTCTTGAAAATCGAGATTTATTTTTTTATCATTTAAAAAATATTCTTTCAGAAAGAAAATATATGAAAGAATCATTAAGAACAATTCCTATTGTACGTAAAGTCTATCCTAGTTCTTCTAATTTTTTGCTAGTAAAAATTAATTTTTCTTCAGAAAATCTTTATCAATATTTAATGGAAAAAAAAATTGTTGTTAGAGATCGTTCTAAAATTGTTTTATGCAATAATTGTTTAAGAATTACAGTAGGAACTCACGAAGAAAATGAGTGTTTAATAGATCAAATCAAAAAATACTCCAAAATAAAGATGTAA
- the hisD gene encoding histidinol dehydrogenase yields MIQVYIHPTYKTCQSILNRSSQEIFHLTDLVIPIIENIKNYGDTAVKTYTRKYDNVDIKRIQVTEEDFQKANMKVSSSVKKSIEIAYKNIKCFHQKQIHEEPKIEVSTGVFCWRKSIPIEKVGFYIPGGSAPLLSTVLMLGIPGKLAGCKNIILCSPPNKNGNIHPSILYTAKYVGITRIYKVGGVQAIAAMAYGTESIPSVYKIFGPGNSYVTIAKQIVSQKGIVSIDMPAGPSEVVIMADEKANPEYVAADLLSQSEHDPESYILLVTINNKYWIEKIKEELEKQLFHLSKKQNIIEKSLKKSKIVVFSSLEECMNFINQVAPEHLIINCNDASYWSEKVINAGSVFLGNYSPVSVGDYASGTNHVLPTYGYAKSYSGVSVDSFVKKITFQKISKKGLQNLSECVNILSYEEGLIAHQKSINIRLKNEF; encoded by the coding sequence ATGATTCAAGTGTATATTCATCCTACATACAAAACATGTCAATCTATTTTGAACAGATCTTCGCAGGAAATTTTTCACTTAACGGATTTGGTTATTCCTATTATTGAGAATATAAAAAATTATGGAGATACAGCCGTCAAAACTTATACAAGAAAATATGATAATGTCGATATAAAACGGATTCAAGTCACAGAAGAAGATTTTCAAAAAGCAAATATGAAAGTTTCAAGTTCTGTGAAAAAATCTATAGAGATAGCATATAAGAATATCAAATGTTTTCATCAAAAACAGATACATGAGGAACCAAAAATAGAAGTATCAACAGGAGTCTTTTGTTGGAGAAAATCTATTCCAATAGAAAAAGTAGGTTTTTATATTCCTGGAGGATCCGCACCTTTATTGTCCACTGTATTAATGTTAGGAATACCTGGTAAACTGGCGGGATGCAAAAATATTATTTTATGCAGTCCTCCAAATAAAAATGGAAATATTCATCCATCTATTTTATATACAGCTAAATATGTTGGAATAACTCGTATATATAAAGTGGGAGGAGTTCAAGCTATTGCTGCTATGGCTTATGGAACAGAAAGTATTCCTTCCGTCTACAAAATATTTGGTCCAGGAAATTCTTATGTGACAATAGCCAAGCAAATTGTATCACAAAAAGGAATTGTATCTATAGATATGCCTGCAGGCCCTTCAGAAGTTGTGATAATGGCTGATGAAAAAGCAAATCCAGAATATGTAGCAGCTGATTTATTATCTCAATCTGAACATGATCCAGAAAGCTATATCCTTTTGGTTACTATAAATAACAAATATTGGATAGAAAAAATCAAAGAAGAATTAGAAAAACAATTGTTTCATCTTTCTAAAAAACAAAATATTATAGAAAAATCTTTAAAAAAAAGTAAAATAGTTGTTTTTTCTTCTTTGGAAGAATGTATGAATTTTATCAACCAAGTTGCTCCAGAACATCTCATTATTAATTGCAACGATGCTTCTTATTGGAGTGAAAAAGTGATTAATGCTGGTTCTGTTTTTTTAGGAAATTATTCTCCAGTCAGTGTTGGTGATTACGCTTCTGGAACGAACCATGTGTTACCTACATATGGTTATGCAAAATCTTATAGTGGAGTGTCTGTAGATAGCTTTGTTAAAAAAATCACTTTTCAAAAAATATCCAAAAAAGGATTGCAAAATTTGTCGGAATGTGTAAATATTTTATCTTACGAAGAAGGATTGATAGCACATCAAAAGTCCATTAATATTCGATTAAAAAATGAATTTTAA
- the hisG gene encoding ATP phosphoribosyltransferase: MDKLKIAIQKSGRLYEDSIKLLKDCSIEVNIGIDKLKTTALNFPLEVLFLRDDDIPQYLEDGVADIGIVGKNVLLEKRKKIKIKESLGFGKCRLSIAVPKSLFYNNIDDLDGKRIATSYPFLVQEFFEKRYINAEIHEISGAVEIAPGIGLADCICDLVSSGSTLFMNGLKEVETVLESEAVLASHLHLGSPQNLIMDKLLFRIRAVKKAKNNKYILLNVPNDRLEKIISYLPGIKSPVILPLANSECSSVHSVVNENDFWGIIENLKALGAQDILVLPIEKIIL, translated from the coding sequence ATGGATAAACTTAAAATAGCTATTCAAAAATCAGGTCGTCTTTATGAGGACTCTATCAAGTTGCTGAAAGATTGCAGTATTGAAGTTAATATTGGTATAGATAAATTAAAAACAACTGCTCTTAATTTTCCGCTAGAAGTTCTTTTTCTAAGAGACGATGATATTCCTCAATATTTAGAAGATGGAGTAGCTGATATAGGAATTGTGGGAAAAAATGTTCTTTTGGAGAAAAGAAAGAAAATAAAAATAAAAGAGAGTTTAGGTTTTGGAAAATGCAGACTTTCTATAGCTGTTCCTAAATCTTTATTTTACAATAATATAGATGATTTAGATGGAAAAAGAATTGCAACAAGTTATCCTTTTTTAGTTCAAGAATTTTTTGAAAAAAGATATATCAATGCAGAAATTCACGAAATATCTGGAGCTGTAGAAATTGCTCCTGGGATAGGTTTAGCGGATTGTATTTGCGATTTAGTTAGCAGTGGGTCTACACTTTTTATGAATGGACTAAAAGAAGTAGAAACAGTTCTTGAGTCTGAAGCTGTATTGGCATCACATCTGCATCTAGGTTCTCCTCAAAATTTAATTATGGATAAATTATTATTTAGAATTAGAGCTGTAAAAAAAGCCAAAAATAATAAGTATATTTTATTAAATGTTCCTAACGATCGACTAGAGAAAATAATATCTTATCTTCCAGGAATTAAAAGTCCAGTTATTCTTCCTCTGGCGAATTCAGAATGTAGTTCGGTTCATTCCGTCGTCAATGAGAATGATTTTTGGGGAATTATAGAAAACTTAAAAGCACTTGGAGCACAAGATATATTAGTACTGCCAATAGAAAAAATTATATTATAA
- a CDS encoding exodeoxyribonuclease III — MKIISYNINGIRSGINKGLSDWIKNNNPDILCLQEIKAFPKQINTCIFDELGYNHYWFPSIKKGYSGVGILCKEKPIHVEYGIGSPSIDQEGRVLRVDLKRMSIISLYLPSGNNMKKRLSFKFFFMKKFFSHVKKIISQLNNLIICGDYNICHHEIDIYNPIKNQGVSGFLPKEREWMTHFIDLGFIDSFRNCVKEAHHYSWWNYRFNARKNNKGWRIDYVMVSSSLKEKIRKAYLLSDIKFSDHCPAVLEMT; from the coding sequence ATGAAAATTATTAGTTATAATATAAATGGAATAAGATCTGGAATCAATAAAGGATTATCTGATTGGATTAAAAATAACAACCCAGATATTTTGTGTTTGCAAGAAATAAAAGCTTTTCCAAAACAAATAAATACCTGTATTTTTGATGAATTAGGATATAATCATTATTGGTTCCCTTCAATCAAAAAAGGATATAGTGGAGTAGGAATTTTATGTAAAGAGAAACCTATTCATGTTGAGTACGGAATAGGATCTCCTTCTATTGATCAAGAAGGTAGGGTATTACGTGTAGATCTGAAAAGAATGTCAATAATTAGTCTTTATCTTCCTTCAGGAAATAACATGAAAAAAAGATTGAGTTTTAAATTTTTTTTTATGAAAAAATTTTTTTCACATGTGAAAAAAATCATAAGTCAATTGAATAATCTCATTATTTGTGGTGATTATAATATTTGTCATCATGAAATAGATATTTATAATCCCATTAAAAACCAAGGGGTTTCAGGTTTTCTACCAAAAGAAAGAGAATGGATGACTCATTTTATAGATTTAGGATTCATAGATAGTTTTAGAAACTGTGTTAAAGAAGCACATCATTATAGTTGGTGGAATTATCGTTTTAATGCTAGAAAAAATAATAAAGGTTGGAGGATTGATTATGTTATGGTTAGCTCTTCTTTGAAAGAAAAAATTAGAAAAGCTTACTTATTGTCGGATATAAAGTTTTCCGATCATTGTCCTGCTGTATTAGAAATGACCTGA
- a CDS encoding shikimate kinase, giving the protein MKITLIGYMGCGKTSIGKRLSKEINFDFYDLDAILVESKKESIYNLFKKKGELFFRKKEHLMLKKVLKKKDEYVLSVGGGTPCFYNNIYLLNKYSKTFYLKTNSYTLFKRLFLEKNTRPLIAHLSKNELFQFIMKHLSQRIYFYEKSYEKINASEKSKNDIVKEIIKCIRK; this is encoded by the coding sequence ATGAAAATCACTTTAATAGGATACATGGGATGTGGAAAAACTTCTATAGGAAAAAGATTGTCTAAGGAAATAAATTTTGATTTCTATGATTTAGATGCTATTCTTGTTGAAAGTAAAAAAGAGTCAATTTATAATCTTTTTAAAAAAAAAGGAGAACTATTTTTTAGAAAAAAAGAACATTTGATGCTAAAAAAAGTTTTAAAAAAGAAAGATGAATATGTTTTATCCGTTGGAGGAGGAACACCTTGTTTTTATAACAATATTTATTTGTTGAATAAATATTCAAAAACATTTTATTTAAAAACAAATAGTTATACTCTATTTAAAAGATTATTTTTAGAAAAAAATACAAGACCTTTGATTGCTCATTTATCAAAAAATGAACTGTTTCAATTTATTATGAAGCATTTGTCACAAAGAATTTATTTCTATGAAAAATCTTATGAAAAAATTAATGCAAGTGAAAAATCTAAAAATGATATAGTTAAAGAAATTATTAAATGTATCAGAAAATGA